From Piliocolobus tephrosceles isolate RC106 chromosome 16, ASM277652v3, whole genome shotgun sequence, the proteins below share one genomic window:
- the FADS6 gene encoding LOW QUALITY PROTEIN: fatty acid desaturase 6 (The sequence of the model RefSeq protein was modified relative to this genomic sequence to represent the inferred CDS: inserted 2 bases in 2 codons) — protein MRGTVPYSDGHGKVCTTFTAEHATHGHIKMHHAYTNVVGXGGSSTWRLRYLNRYVYMFLAPFLLPIATPPVAVAHWLPMFSRDNKPRXIHVMSLRALNLAQVPVLDWAFSHVEQHLFPRLSDNVCLEAEPMVSQFLHEKQLPYNEESYLARFQLFLRRYEEFMVQAPPITELVGLQ, from the exons GTATGCACAACCTTCACTGCAGAGCACGCCACGCATGGTCACATCAAGATGCACCATGCCTACACCAACGTGGTGG CCGGGGGATCCAGCACGTGGAGGCTGCGTTATCTCAACCGCTATGTCTACATGTTCCTtgctcctttcctcctccccatcGCCACTCCACCGGTGGCTGTCG CACATTGGCTGCCCATGTTCTCCCGGGACAACAAGCCCC CAATACACGTGATGAGCCTGAGGGCGCTTAACCTGGCCCAGGTGCCTGTGCTGGACTGGGCATTCAGCCACGTGGAACAACACCTCTTCCCCAGGCTCTCTGATAACGT ctgcttggaagctGAG CCCATGGTGTCCCAGTTCCTCCATGAGAAGCAGCTACCGTACAATGAGGAATCGTACCTGGCTCGCTTCCAGCTGTTTCTCCGTCGCTATGAGGAATTCATGGTGCAGGCCCCACCTATCACTGAGCTCGTGGGGCTGCAATGA